A part of Caldicellulosiruptor owensensis OL genomic DNA contains:
- a CDS encoding ABC transporter permease, producing MIQINITGRGSNRNVTYEQLQSFVDQHQDDIEALAPTVSSSVTLKVGTQTHDTTMIGTTADYSVVRDVNVSSGRFILPIDVDKRQKVVLVGTYIVKKLFSGQNPVGQKIKINGQVFTIVGVLQERANSQEQSDDDQIIVPVTVAQRLTRNAIIRNFALKVTDPNKSDAVMQYLNDFLYKIYNDTTSYRVFNTAQLLDTLNTVTQTLTLMLAGIAAISLIVGGIGIMNIMLVSVTERTREIGIRKAIGAKRRNILVQFLIEASVVTGLGGIVGIVFGFLTTVILNRFKIMTAVFSLPWAVLALLISVGIGIVFGLFPASKASKLNPIEALRYE from the coding sequence TTGATTCAGATAAACATTACCGGTCGCGGCAGTAACAGAAATGTTACATACGAGCAGCTTCAAAGTTTTGTTGACCAGCATCAGGACGATATAGAAGCTCTTGCCCCAACTGTTTCAAGCTCTGTTACATTAAAAGTGGGTACTCAAACACATGATACAACAATGATAGGAACAACTGCTGATTACTCGGTAGTGAGAGATGTTAATGTTTCAAGTGGAAGGTTTATATTGCCAATAGATGTTGACAAGCGTCAGAAGGTTGTACTTGTTGGAACGTACATTGTGAAAAAGCTATTTTCAGGACAAAACCCTGTGGGTCAGAAGATTAAAATAAATGGTCAGGTTTTTACAATTGTTGGTGTGCTTCAGGAAAGGGCAAACTCTCAAGAACAGTCTGACGATGACCAGATAATAGTTCCTGTTACAGTTGCGCAAAGGCTTACACGAAATGCTATAATCAGAAACTTTGCATTAAAAGTGACAGATCCGAACAAGAGTGATGCTGTCATGCAATATTTGAATGATTTTCTTTACAAAATATACAATGACACAACTTCATACAGAGTATTTAACACAGCCCAGCTTCTTGACACTTTAAATACTGTTACACAGACGCTAACGCTTATGCTTGCAGGAATTGCAGCGATTTCACTTATTGTTGGCGGAATTGGTATAATGAACATAATGCTTGTTTCTGTAACAGAGAGAACAAGAGAGATTGGTATCAGAAAAGCAATCGGTGCAAAAAGAAGAAACATCCTTGTTCAGTTTTTAATAGAAGCGTCTGTTGTAACAGGGCTTGGTGGAATTGTGGGAATTGTATTTGGATTTTTAACAACAGTTATCTTAAACAGGTTCAAGATAATGACGGCTGTATTTTCACTGCCATGGGCTGTGTTAGCACTTTTAATATCTGTCGGGATAGGAATTGTCTTTGGTCTTTTCCCGGCATCAAAAGCGTCTAAATTAAATCCAATAGAAGCGTTGAGATATGAATAA
- a CDS encoding ABC transporter ATP-binding protein, which translates to MIELIDIYKIYKIGDTDVYALNGVNLKIEKNEFVAILGPSGSGKSTLMNIIGCLDTPTSGTYILDGNEVSKLSDNQLAEIRNRKIGFVFQQFNLIAQLTALENVELPLIYQGISASKRHRLAKEALERVGLSDRLNHRPRQLSGGQQQRVAIARALVTNPPIILADEPTGNLDSKSGAEIMQIFKELHAQGNTIVLITHDNNIAAQAKRIVRISDGQIIEDRQASAAWNKLDSDKHYRSRQ; encoded by the coding sequence ATGATAGAGCTTATTGATATTTACAAGATTTACAAGATTGGGGACACTGATGTATATGCATTAAACGGCGTAAATCTCAAGATAGAGAAAAACGAATTTGTAGCCATATTAGGTCCGTCTGGTTCTGGCAAATCCACGCTTATGAACATCATAGGGTGTCTTGACACACCAACATCTGGGACATATATTTTAGATGGGAATGAGGTCAGCAAACTTTCAGACAACCAGCTTGCAGAGATACGAAACAGGAAGATAGGTTTTGTATTTCAGCAGTTTAACCTGATTGCGCAGCTTACTGCACTTGAAAATGTTGAACTTCCGCTAATATATCAAGGGATTTCGGCATCAAAGAGGCACAGGCTTGCAAAAGAGGCGTTAGAGAGAGTAGGATTGTCAGACAGGCTCAATCACAGACCAAGACAGCTGTCTGGTGGTCAGCAGCAAAGGGTTGCGATAGCAAGGGCGCTTGTTACCAATCCACCAATAATTTTAGCTGACGAGCCGACAGGTAACCTTGACTCAAAATCTGGTGCGGAGATAATGCAGATTTTTAAAGAGCTTCATGCGCAAGGCAATACCATAGTTTTAATTACTCATGACAACAACATAGCAGCTCAGGCGAAAAGGATTGTTCGTATTTCGGATGGGCAAATCATAGAAGATAGGCAGGCTTCAGCAGCTTGGAACAAACTTGATTCAGATAAACATTACCGGTCGCGGCAGTAA
- a CDS encoding efflux RND transporter periplasmic adaptor subunit, translating to MGKIKKISIPKVGNKFSSKKAIKAVIITFIIPAIVISGFGIYRYYSGKKANTVVQAQRTARVTRGDITVTVSGSGPIESAQSTSLTSTVASTITAVNFKDGDRVKKGDVIFELEDSDAKEKIESIQSQIDDVRSSISDVQDQIKNLTVTAPISGIVKNLNIQEGDRVSKGTTIANIVDTSTLKCTVSFPSAIFGKLKEGMKVLIYVQDLAQPVYGTITYIGNTVYTNEYGSRVFDAETQIKNPGALQEGMLANVQVTINGQDYMSIQSASLEYALKQQIKSQVDGEVESIYVKNNQFVEKESVILKLENYDYRKQLKNYQQQLKNLQNQLKEAQDNLDNYRIKAPFDGVVTDINFKKGDNIKAGEVLATVFDDKNLVFRVDIDELDIAKIKVGQKVNITVDALQETQTNPLTGRVSKIPLEGSTQNGVTVYSVTISIDNPANLKIGMNANAEIIVNQKQNVLMVPA from the coding sequence ATGGGAAAAATAAAGAAAATTAGCATTCCTAAAGTAGGGAATAAATTTAGTTCAAAAAAAGCTATAAAAGCTGTGATTATAACATTTATAATTCCAGCTATAGTCATCTCAGGCTTTGGAATATACCGCTACTATTCAGGTAAAAAGGCAAACACTGTGGTGCAAGCTCAGCGAACAGCAAGAGTCACAAGAGGGGATATAACTGTAACAGTATCTGGTTCAGGTCCGATTGAGTCTGCCCAGAGTACAAGCCTTACCTCCACAGTTGCATCCACAATCACAGCTGTCAATTTCAAAGATGGTGACAGGGTAAAAAAAGGAGATGTGATATTCGAACTTGAAGATTCTGATGCAAAAGAAAAAATTGAGTCAATCCAAAGTCAGATAGACGATGTTCGATCCTCAATCTCTGATGTTCAAGATCAGATAAAAAATTTAACAGTAACAGCTCCTATCTCTGGTATTGTGAAGAACCTGAATATTCAAGAAGGAGATAGAGTTTCAAAAGGTACAACAATTGCAAATATAGTTGACACTTCCACATTGAAATGTACTGTTTCATTTCCATCTGCCATCTTTGGTAAACTAAAAGAAGGTATGAAGGTACTTATATATGTACAGGATTTAGCCCAGCCTGTTTATGGAACGATAACATACATAGGAAATACTGTTTACACAAACGAGTATGGCAGCAGAGTATTTGATGCTGAAACACAAATCAAAAATCCCGGGGCGCTTCAAGAAGGCATGTTGGCAAACGTGCAGGTGACAATTAACGGACAGGATTATATGAGCATTCAGAGCGCATCTTTGGAATATGCTCTCAAACAACAAATAAAGTCTCAGGTTGATGGGGAAGTTGAGAGCATTTATGTTAAGAACAATCAGTTTGTTGAAAAGGAAAGTGTAATTTTGAAACTGGAAAATTATGACTATCGAAAACAGCTCAAAAACTACCAGCAACAGCTAAAGAATTTACAAAACCAGCTAAAAGAAGCTCAGGATAATTTAGATAACTATCGTATCAAGGCACCGTTTGATGGTGTTGTGACAGATATTAACTTTAAAAAGGGAGACAATATAAAAGCAGGTGAAGTGCTTGCAACTGTCTTTGATGACAAAAATTTAGTATTCAGGGTTGACATAGACGAACTTGATATTGCTAAAATAAAAGTAGGACAAAAAGTAAATATAACTGTTGATGCATTGCAAGAAACCCAAACAAACCCGCTTACTGGCAGAGTATCAAAAATTCCACTTGAAGGGAGTACACAAAACGGTGTAACAGTATATTCTGTCACAATTTCAATTGATAACCCGGCGAATCTTAAAATAGGCATGAACGCAAATGCCGAAATTATAGTAAACCAGAAACAAAATGTTTTAATGGTCCCCGCTTGA
- a CDS encoding S-layer homology domain-containing protein, with translation MKKFKRLIAIVTVMLFALSIIAPAFAQNEATTESTGSVYDQAAKVLVEKGILKGNEQGDLMLEKSLTRAEILAMIIRATGQEDVINDYKDVEPSFTDVPKDHWAFAYVEAGKDLGIVNGYPDGTFKPDKPVKFEELCKMLVAAKGESPAAGKWPLNYVRKALDLGFFNGIEDEVGIGDVVIRGQAAVAFANAFFQPEKVIVVKDVKAVANDTIEVYVDVYLNNEPATLEDGDVIPLDFEIKNASDETKTIAVTLIDSQASDFGAGKLVLKTAAQTPNTEYKVYFKGQDTGKKFVGAPANLQVAKVATDNLKTITVTFNDELDTNSVTTSAFKVNDSTSGFTVGVTADKKGAVIVLDNAATQFSTVKVAVLANTVKSKYGKTLASDYTANVTVQDTKQPTVTKVEALKQNILNITFSEPVIPPSTVGYLTWLKVDGVNQVANSVTPDYVANTLKVVLTNALSAGDHKVEVTNEVKDFAGYNAVAYSGNVAVTADTTAPQLKDVKLVYTDSSKAVVQLIFDEDIGSVSSVKINGNNATASISGSTVTATVNISLGLVGVVTIDYTVVDLAGNTASVTGVAKTLTLDTSPVTITGTSVDSSNNITVTLSKPIYNKDGNAAVKINGTSVGYTVDTANSKIIIPAYDKSGSCTVVLTGFYEATPLQLKVADLSFTVTLPDIKRPTVKAVAYDIVSANVSNVYVVFDEAMNSDTMKNVNNYILNNTVKPSSATTISDRIVKLTFSNDVTNGSLIIFGVKDVAGNEVVLTNQTLTTAVQALAIDDVKFTAANKVSVTFNQGILSIAPNAFYVTDGSKNYYFSSASYSVGDTKVEFTLANLNVPSNVGGVYTLVSNGTTIKSIYEKTYTTSGNVWSNIGDGIAPTVASVTGGVGTITIAFSEAVSIADPNAAVTVKDSAGNIVTATKTTISNGTNVVGILITGLSKGSYTVTVTASQVKDVSPAQNAMSSDYTSGTISVQ, from the coding sequence ATGAAAAAGTTTAAAAGACTCATAGCTATCGTAACAGTAATGCTTTTTGCTCTCTCAATAATTGCGCCTGCGTTTGCACAGAACGAAGCTACAACAGAATCAACAGGTTCTGTGTATGACCAGGCAGCAAAAGTGCTTGTTGAGAAGGGTATCTTGAAAGGTAATGAGCAAGGTGACCTGATGCTTGAAAAGTCACTCACAAGAGCAGAAATCCTGGCAATGATTATCAGAGCAACAGGTCAAGAAGATGTCATCAATGACTACAAGGATGTAGAGCCATCATTTACCGATGTTCCAAAGGACCACTGGGCATTTGCGTATGTTGAGGCAGGTAAAGACCTCGGTATTGTAAATGGTTATCCGGATGGAACATTCAAGCCAGACAAACCGGTTAAGTTTGAAGAACTTTGCAAGATGCTTGTTGCTGCAAAAGGCGAGAGCCCAGCAGCAGGAAAATGGCCTCTCAACTATGTAAGAAAAGCTCTTGACCTTGGATTCTTTAATGGTATTGAAGATGAAGTTGGAATCGGCGATGTTGTAATCAGAGGTCAAGCAGCAGTAGCATTTGCAAATGCATTCTTCCAACCAGAAAAGGTTATAGTGGTTAAGGATGTAAAAGCAGTTGCAAATGATACAATTGAGGTTTATGTTGATGTATACCTTAACAATGAGCCTGCAACACTTGAAGATGGAGATGTAATTCCTCTTGATTTCGAGATTAAAAATGCATCTGATGAAACAAAGACAATTGCAGTAACATTGATTGATTCCCAGGCGTCTGACTTTGGTGCAGGAAAACTTGTATTAAAGACAGCTGCTCAGACTCCAAATACTGAATACAAAGTTTACTTCAAAGGTCAGGATACAGGCAAGAAGTTTGTAGGTGCTCCGGCTAACCTGCAAGTTGCAAAAGTTGCAACAGACAACCTCAAGACAATAACAGTTACATTTAATGATGAGTTGGATACAAACAGTGTTACAACAAGTGCATTTAAAGTAAATGATTCCACAAGTGGTTTTACAGTTGGGGTAACAGCAGATAAGAAAGGTGCAGTGATTGTTTTAGATAATGCTGCAACCCAGTTCTCAACAGTAAAAGTTGCAGTATTAGCAAATACTGTTAAGTCCAAATATGGCAAGACACTTGCAAGTGACTACACAGCAAATGTAACAGTGCAAGATACAAAGCAGCCAACTGTCACAAAAGTAGAGGCTTTGAAGCAAAATATACTTAACATTACATTTAGTGAGCCGGTAATTCCTCCATCAACCGTAGGGTACCTCACATGGCTTAAAGTTGATGGTGTGAATCAAGTTGCAAATAGTGTAACTCCAGATTATGTAGCCAATACTTTAAAAGTTGTATTAACAAATGCACTCAGTGCTGGCGATCATAAAGTTGAAGTCACAAATGAAGTGAAAGACTTTGCAGGTTACAATGCTGTTGCCTACAGCGGTAATGTAGCTGTAACAGCGGACACAACAGCTCCACAGTTAAAAGATGTAAAGCTTGTTTATACAGATTCCAGCAAAGCTGTTGTACAGCTTATATTTGATGAGGATATTGGTAGTGTAAGCAGTGTTAAAATAAATGGTAATAATGCAACAGCATCAATAAGTGGTTCAACAGTAACAGCAACTGTAAATATTAGTCTTGGCTTGGTTGGCGTTGTAACAATTGATTACACAGTTGTTGACCTTGCAGGAAATACTGCAAGTGTGACAGGAGTTGCAAAAACATTAACACTTGATACATCACCTGTTACTATCACAGGAACAAGTGTTGACAGTAGCAACAATATTACAGTTACCCTCAGCAAGCCGATCTATAACAAAGACGGCAATGCAGCAGTTAAGATCAATGGAACATCAGTAGGCTACACAGTAGATACAGCTAATAGCAAGATTATAATTCCTGCATATGATAAGAGTGGAAGCTGCACAGTTGTATTAACAGGCTTTTATGAAGCTACACCACTTCAACTTAAAGTAGCGGATTTGAGCTTTACTGTAACCTTACCTGATATTAAGAGACCAACAGTTAAAGCTGTTGCATATGATATTGTCAGTGCTAACGTATCCAATGTTTACGTTGTATTTGATGAAGCTATGAATTCTGATACAATGAAAAATGTTAATAATTATATACTTAACAATACTGTAAAGCCAAGCAGTGCAACTACTATAAGTGATAGAATTGTTAAACTAACATTCAGCAATGATGTTACAAATGGTAGTTTGATAATTTTTGGTGTAAAAGATGTTGCCGGAAATGAAGTAGTTTTAACAAATCAAACATTAACAACTGCTGTTCAAGCTTTGGCAATTGACGATGTCAAATTTACAGCTGCTAATAAGGTATCTGTAACATTCAACCAGGGTATACTGTCAATTGCACCAAATGCATTCTATGTAACAGATGGTTCTAAGAATTACTACTTCAGTTCAGCTTCATATAGTGTTGGCGATACAAAAGTCGAGTTTACACTTGCAAACCTCAACGTACCTTCGAATGTTGGTGGAGTATACACATTGGTATCTAATGGAACAACTATCAAGAGTATTTATGAAAAGACATACACAACAAGTGGTAATGTATGGTCAAATATTGGTGATGGTATTGCACCAACAGTAGCAAGTGTAACAGGTGGTGTTGGAACAATAACAATTGCATTCAGCGAAGCTGTAAGCATAGCAGACCCGAATGCTGCTGTAACTGTGAAGGATTCTGCAGGAAATATTGTAACAGCTACTAAGACAACTATATCAAACGGTACAAATGTAGTTGGAATATTGATAACAGGATTGTCAAAAGGTAGCTATACAGTTACTGTTACAGCATCTCAGGTTAAGGACGTAAGCCCTGCACAGAATGCAATGTCTTCAGACTATACATCTGGTACAATTAGTGTACAATAA
- a CDS encoding methyl-accepting chemotaxis protein translates to MKKRHIAQSGIKKDYKQLFLSFLKSGKLAKRFALLIACIVIVPIVIIDILSITMSVNSVINESKKSYLAATDSTARYFQLAIKTAQNNATQLMSNELVQRYYSESKQAALEDYEKITLQTDAQKALQNILISNNMIAGIYILVNKEKSLFNPAITFDIDYSKIKNAWWYKKIIDAGGPILIEAHDKEFDEIAQKNNTSMPEYAFCIGLPFKDIATNETLGVMLLDISKNWLRDQLQDTQISQQGGFMLAVSSQGKVVLPTEWENNFKNIPDANTEFVKKVLSNIKSEKLSGAFETIYSKQPYLITYSLIPDTPWAVVGMIPLAQIISSARKLEILSIVLTIIFTLIALVLGIYFAFRIVRDIEKITKAFEVAEKGDLTVSLDIRRDDEIGLMAHSFNNMTKNIKQLIEKGVNLSSEVTSAISTLSTVAGETAAASNEVAKAISEIAEGASNQAKEATSVVEVVSRFGDKIETIVESSNKMEKLTKDVSELSEKGESVVEVLNNVSQDTVNITSTMINTINQLAEYSRSIGKIIQVLSSISEQTKLLALNASIEAAKAGDAGRGFAVVASEIRKLADQSKESTREVEEMIKRIVNQTKAAQDVADKVEDVIEKQNIAVKDVAQAFVSIKEAMSYVIKGIDDINESIQAIDKEKDVIIKSVENISAISQETAASSEEVSASTQEQLAAIEELRAMAENLNKLAQDLKDAMQVFKV, encoded by the coding sequence GTGAAAAAGAGACATATAGCCCAATCTGGAATTAAAAAGGATTATAAGCAGCTATTTTTGTCGTTTCTAAAGAGTGGGAAACTTGCCAAGAGATTTGCTCTGCTTATTGCATGCATAGTTATAGTTCCAATAGTCATAATTGATATTTTGTCTATCACCATGTCAGTAAATTCTGTTATCAATGAAAGTAAAAAGTCATATCTTGCTGCCACGGATTCTACTGCAAGGTATTTTCAGCTTGCAATAAAAACTGCTCAAAATAATGCAACCCAGCTTATGTCAAACGAGCTTGTTCAAAGGTATTATTCAGAAAGCAAACAGGCTGCTTTAGAAGATTATGAAAAAATTACATTACAAACAGATGCCCAGAAAGCATTGCAGAACATTTTAATTTCAAATAACATGATTGCAGGTATCTACATATTGGTCAACAAAGAGAAATCATTGTTCAATCCTGCTATAACTTTTGACATTGATTATTCAAAAATAAAGAATGCATGGTGGTATAAAAAAATTATTGATGCAGGTGGACCTATTTTAATTGAAGCACATGATAAAGAGTTTGATGAGATAGCTCAAAAAAACAATACAAGTATGCCGGAATATGCTTTTTGTATAGGACTTCCATTTAAAGATATTGCAACAAATGAAACTCTTGGTGTAATGCTTTTAGATATAAGTAAAAACTGGCTGAGAGATCAGCTTCAGGATACCCAGATATCTCAGCAAGGCGGGTTTATGCTTGCTGTATCATCTCAAGGGAAAGTTGTACTTCCAACAGAATGGGAAAACAATTTCAAAAATATTCCAGACGCTAATACCGAGTTTGTAAAAAAAGTATTGTCTAATATAAAGTCAGAAAAACTTTCTGGTGCATTTGAGACAATTTACTCAAAGCAACCATATCTTATAACATATTCACTGATACCGGATACTCCATGGGCGGTTGTTGGTATGATACCACTTGCACAGATTATCTCGAGTGCAAGAAAGCTGGAAATATTGTCTATTGTACTGACAATCATATTTACGTTGATTGCGCTTGTCCTTGGTATATACTTTGCATTTAGGATTGTAAGGGATATAGAAAAGATAACAAAGGCATTTGAGGTTGCAGAAAAAGGTGATTTGACAGTAAGCCTTGATATAAGACGGGATGACGAGATTGGTTTGATGGCTCACAGTTTTAACAACATGACAAAAAATATTAAACAGCTTATAGAAAAAGGTGTAAATCTCAGCAGCGAAGTAACATCCGCAATTTCAACCCTTTCAACAGTGGCAGGAGAAACTGCTGCTGCATCAAACGAGGTTGCAAAGGCAATTTCTGAAATTGCAGAAGGTGCGTCAAATCAGGCAAAAGAAGCGACAAGCGTTGTTGAGGTTGTTTCACGTTTCGGTGATAAAATAGAAACCATTGTTGAATCATCAAACAAAATGGAAAAACTAACCAAAGACGTATCTGAACTTTCCGAGAAAGGTGAAAGTGTAGTTGAGGTATTGAACAATGTATCGCAGGATACGGTTAACATAACAAGTACAATGATAAACACAATCAACCAACTTGCAGAGTATTCAAGGTCGATAGGTAAAATTATACAGGTTTTGTCCAGCATATCTGAGCAGACAAAACTTTTAGCGCTTAATGCTTCAATTGAGGCTGCAAAAGCAGGGGATGCAGGAAGAGGGTTTGCAGTTGTTGCAAGCGAAATTAGAAAGCTTGCTGATCAGTCAAAAGAGTCAACGAGAGAAGTTGAAGAGATGATTAAAAGAATTGTGAACCAGACTAAAGCTGCTCAGGATGTTGCTGATAAAGTAGAAGATGTTATTGAAAAACAAAATATTGCTGTAAAAGATGTTGCTCAGGCTTTTGTTAGCATAAAAGAGGCAATGAGTTATGTTATAAAAGGAATTGATGACATTAACGAATCTATTCAGGCTATAGATAAAGAAAAGGATGTAATAATCAAAAGTGTGGAAAATATCTCAGCAATTTCACAGGAGACTGCTGCATCATCTGAGGAGGTTTCTGCATCAACCCAGGAGCAGCTTGCTGCAATTGAAGAACTTCGTGCTATGGCAGAAAACCTCAACAAGCTTGCACAGGACTTAAAAGATGCTATGCAAGTTTTCAAAGTGTAA
- a CDS encoding sodium ion-translocating decarboxylase subunit beta: MEFFHMIIKAVSDILVTSGFAKITLGQAIMLTISCVLMYLAIGKKFEPLLLLPIAFGMMLANLPFSFLSSHDKGGLVYYLYQGVKLGIYPPLIFLGVGAMTDFGPLIARPVSLFLGAAAQFGIYFAFMFALLLGYTPQEAASIGIIGGADGPTAIFLTTKLAPHLLGAIAIAAYSYMALIPLIQPPIMKILTTKEERMVKMEQLREVSKLERIIFPIAVTIVVSLLLPSVAPLIGCLMLGNLFRECGVVERLSDTAQNALINIITIFLGLSVGATATADRFLNPKTLGIIFLGLLAFIFATVGGVVFGKIMYKLSGGKINPLIGSAGVSAVPMAARVSQVVGQKENPSNFLLMHAMGPNVAGVIGSAVAAGVLLTLFR, from the coding sequence ATGGAATTTTTTCATATGATAATAAAAGCAGTTTCAGATATTTTAGTTACCTCTGGGTTTGCAAAAATCACTCTGGGACAGGCAATAATGCTTACAATATCATGCGTTTTGATGTATCTTGCAATTGGCAAAAAATTTGAGCCCCTGCTTTTGCTTCCTATTGCATTTGGCATGATGCTTGCAAACTTGCCATTTTCATTTTTGTCAAGCCACGATAAGGGAGGACTTGTATACTACCTATATCAAGGAGTAAAACTTGGCATTTATCCACCACTTATATTTTTAGGCGTTGGTGCTATGACAGACTTTGGACCGCTAATTGCAAGACCTGTTAGTCTTTTTCTTGGTGCTGCTGCCCAGTTTGGAATTTATTTTGCTTTTATGTTTGCTCTTCTTCTTGGTTATACTCCACAGGAAGCAGCATCAATTGGAATTATAGGAGGTGCTGATGGTCCAACTGCTATCTTTCTTACAACAAAACTTGCACCACACCTTCTTGGAGCAATTGCAATTGCAGCATACTCTTACATGGCACTTATACCTTTAATTCAGCCACCAATCATGAAGATTCTTACCACAAAAGAAGAGCGTATGGTCAAGATGGAACAGCTAAGAGAAGTTTCAAAGCTTGAAAGAATAATCTTCCCAATTGCAGTAACAATAGTTGTGTCTTTACTTTTACCATCTGTTGCACCGCTTATAGGCTGTCTGATGCTTGGAAATCTTTTTAGAGAATGTGGAGTTGTTGAAAGATTGTCTGACACTGCTCAGAATGCTCTGATTAACATAATTACCATCTTTTTAGGGCTTTCGGTTGGTGCAACTGCAACAGCAGATAGGTTTTTAAATCCAAAAACTCTTGGAATAATCTTTTTGGGTCTTTTAGCATTTATATTTGCAACAGTTGGTGGAGTTGTGTTTGGCAAAATTATGTACAAGCTTTCCGGAGGTAAGATAAATCCTTTGATTGGTTCTGCAGGTGTTTCTGCAGTTCCGATGGCAGCGCGTGTTTCACAGGTTGTAGGTCAAAAAGAAAATCCATCGAACTTTTTACTCATGCATGCAATGGGACCAAACGTTGCAGGTGTTATTGGTTCTGCAGTTGCAGCAGGTGTGCTGTTGACTTTGTTCAGGTAA
- a CDS encoding biotin/lipoyl-containing protein codes for MKYIVTINGKKFEVEVERVSNGNGQTDISAASKKASSEEISKVVTSGIKISAPMPGKILSVNIQEGQKVKKGDVLFILEAMKMENEIMAPEDGMVEKVLVSKGAQVASGDILAIFK; via the coding sequence ATGAAATACATTGTAACAATCAACGGCAAAAAGTTTGAGGTTGAGGTTGAAAGGGTTTCAAATGGAAATGGTCAGACAGATATTTCTGCAGCTTCCAAAAAAGCTTCGAGTGAGGAAATTTCAAAGGTAGTAACAAGCGGGATAAAAATTTCTGCTCCAATGCCGGGGAAGATTCTGTCTGTAAATATTCAGGAAGGGCAGAAGGTCAAAAAAGGCGATGTGCTTTTTATCTTAGAAGCAATGAAGATGGAAAATGAGATTATGGCACCTGAAGATGGTATGGTTGAAAAAGTTTTAGTATCAAAGGGAGCTCAGGTTGCAAGTGGTGATATACTGGCAATCTTTAAGTAA
- a CDS encoding OadG family protein produces MEYTTLGQRFILGLEVTVIGMLIVFAVLALLCGIISLLSKFLQRFEKPMKAQDSHFSSIEIDETQEDSLLEKTGFTSGEAYILDAEDEEIAAILAAVAFDSDIPLSELKIKSIKPVKE; encoded by the coding sequence ATGGAATATACTACTTTGGGGCAGAGGTTTATTCTTGGGCTTGAAGTGACAGTAATCGGTATGCTTATTGTATTTGCTGTGCTTGCACTTTTGTGCGGAATTATAAGTCTTTTATCAAAGTTTTTGCAGAGATTCGAAAAGCCAATGAAGGCTCAAGATAGTCATTTTTCTTCTATTGAAATAGATGAAACGCAAGAGGATAGCCTGCTTGAAAAGACAGGTTTTACATCTGGCGAGGCATACATCTTAGATGCTGAGGATGAAGAGATTGCAGCAATCTTGGCTGCAGTTGCATTTGATTCTGATATTCCTCTTTCTGAGCTGAAAATAAAATCAATTAAGCCAGTAAAAGAATAA